ACTTTGATAAGGTGATTGTTGGGGTGGGAATTACACCTAACACTAACAATATTGGTTTAGATGAAATTGGAATCAAATTAAAAAATGGATTTGTGGATTTTGTTGGAAACTACCGTTCGACTGTGGATCATATCTATGCCATTGGGGATTGTATTGTTACACCAGCTCTTGCCCATGTGGCCAGTGCCGAAGGAATCCGTGCGGCAGAGGATATTTCTGTGCGACTAGGGAACCCACACCATTTACAAATTTCAAGACTCAATTATTCCTACATACCTGGATGTACCTATTGCCACCCAGAAGTAGCAAGTGTTGGACTTACAGAAGAAAAAGCCAAAGCACAAGGTTATGAAGTCACTGTTGGAAAATTTCCGTTCACTGCCAGTGGTCGTGCCCAAGCCCAAGGGGACACAACGGGAATGGTTAAAATTGTTTCTGATAAAAAACATGGGGAAATTTTGGGTGCGCATATCATTGGGAATGGAGCAACAGAAATGATCGCAGAATTAACGCTAGGTGCCAATATGGAAATTACTGTTCGGGAGCTTGCAAACACCATTCATGCCCATCCTACTTTGTCAGAAGGAATTATGGAAAGTGCGGCGGCGGTATTAGGAGAGGCGATTAATATATAGAGGGAAAGAAAATATAGTTCATTATGGGAAAGGTTACTGTGATTGATGAAGCAATATAAATCCTGTATAGGAGTTTCTGAATTATCAAATTGGAAATTCTATTATAAGGAAACTTCAAATGGCATTTATCACTTTTTGGGATTACGAAATTCAGGAAATGAAGTTTCTTGCTATGGAGAAGGTTACGATGAAGTTCTTTCGAAATGTATCGAATTTTCAAAGGTAATGGAAAGGAAAATACAAAATCAATCATTCTAATCCTTATAATCAAATTGTTAGATGAGATTCATTTTAATTAAATGAGATATGTAAATTCTAGACCAAAAGAAATTGAATTCCAGAAATTAATTCGTAAGAAATTGGCAAAAGATTTACTTTCATTCGGATACAAAATTATTTATGACAATAATAAATTAAAACTATCTGATGATAGAAGTTGGGTATTCAAAATAGTCTTCAAAGGTAATGACACCATAGAAATTTTTAATGACGACTGGCGCGATTACACTGAGTTCTTTCGTATTAAAATAAATAATTTGGAGCAAAAATTTATTCGCATTTCGAAGGATAGTGATTTGAGTGAAGAACTCGAAAAACTGAAAAATCTAATATCAGACAATTCTTAATCTGCATTGTAATATACATAATATTTGAGAATTAAACTAATTGTTCTGTTTTGTGCGCCACTCCTCTTGCTTGTTCAAACGTTCTTACAGTTCTCAACATTTGCTTGGGAACACGTAAATGTTGAAATAAAATTGGAAAAGCTCTGCAAAAAAATACAAATCTTTCTAAAGACTCAATTGTATATGTTTTTCAAATTGTAACTCTAGATAGAGAAAGATGCATCCATAAGGCATCAGAAATCAAAAACAAGAATATGAAGAAAGTAGAAGACGGGATCAAGTTAGTTTTTTCTTTGGATCATAGGTAATACACATAACAGCAGTCTAACCAGAATCCCCAGCGCCAGCGATAGTAGCGGAAATCCTTTCGCAGGAGCGAAAGATTGGAGCGTATAGCGCGGTCGGTTTCACTTAGGAGTTTTGTCACCTAACCAATTCGATGCGCCCATCGCTTCTCTCTTTGAAACCTATCTCAATTTTCTTTTATCTCCAAACATCTTTTCATCCAATTCCAAGTTTCTTTCGGCCTTTCAAATGGAAAAAAATGTGTAAATCCTGGAAAGATTGTAACATCGGACTTGGGATTTACTTTTGCGAGAAGGTTGGCATACTTAGGGCTACAGACTTCGAATTTTTCTGGAATGGCGATATGGTTTTCTGTTTTGATACCGTAAAAGTTTTTGAAAACGTGAAAGTGTGCGTGGCCAAAGATCCTTGCTTCCACTCTTGGATCACAACAAAGTTTGACTTCTGCTTCATGGCCAGTATTTACAAAACATGAGTTGAGATAATCTTCGAAGATAGAAGGTTCAAAGTTGGCAAAGGCCGGAAATTTTCGAAAAGACCGCCTAACAAGCTCTATGGATTTAAAATGAGTTCTTCTTTTTTTTGCACCCTTTGCCAAAGGGTTTTCTAAAAATTTAGAAAGGAGGATGAGTTTCCAACCTAAGATGACGGGGTCCATGACTAATACTTTTTCAAAACGGGAAGGTTCTTTGGCTGCCGCTAAAAGAGATGAGGCTCCACCTAAAGAGTGTCCGATGATACTTGTTTTGTTAATGGATTCAAAATTGAGAAGTGCAAGGATTTGATCTCGAAACACATTCCAATTATTAAATTTTAAACTAAACTCAGAACGTCCATGACCCAAAAAGTCAGGAGCAATGACTCTGTAATGTTTTGATAATAAATTAAAATAATACTGGTAACATCCGGCACTATAACCATTGGCATGACAGAAAACGAGAACGGGACCCGGAGTTTCCGAATCTAAGTAGGCACATTCCCAGTTTCTGAACCGAAAGGATTTTTGTTTCATTTTTCTATTTGACCCTTCCCGATTTAGATCGGATTTTGTCTCTATCCCATGCAATTCCAGGTCATCCTCTTCTTCTGTATAGCCGTATTCTTTAATGCATTGGCTAATATTTTAATCAAATCCTCATCCTTACAAGACCAAACAAAAACATTGTCAGGTGGTCTTTGGGAAACAATCTTTACGGTGTTTAATCCTTATTTTATCGGTGGACTCGCCAGTTTTGGTTTAGCCTTACTTGGGTATCGATATGTTTTGGGGAAGGGGTTGAAACTCTCACTTGCTTATCCAGTATTCACTTCCAGTGGTTTTATCATTGTCCTCATTGCCTCTTCTCTTTTTTTTAAAGAGCGGTTGAATCTGACACAATGGTTGGGGATTGCATTTATATTGATCGGTGTTTGGCTTACCGCCTTGCAGATGTTTGATGTTAAATCTTGAAACCTAAATCCAATTCTAACAAACGAATATTTTTACTATTTTTCTTTCCCTTTCTTTTCATTTTTCTTTGTAAAAAATCGGATCCGGGACTTGGTTCGGGGTCTGACTCTATTGCTTTAAAACCTCGTCCCAATGTTCTTTGGATTGTGATTGATTCCCTTCGGGGAGATATCATTGGTCGCTATGGCGTTACACCTAACTTAGATTTGTTCAAAGAAAATGCCATTACCTTCCAATACCATTTAGTAAACGCAGCTTGGACAAGACCATCGACATTAGTATTTTTCACTGGTAAGTATGCTTCTGCCAACCCTGTTAATTTTTGGGACTATCCAACTACCAGGTCAGAAGTAGAAGCATTTTATCGGACTGAAAAATACCCATTGCCTAAACTACTCAAAGAAAATTCCTTTGGTACATATATGGTCGGGAACAACCCTTTTTTAACAGATAAATTTGGACTTGGGGTAGATGTCGGCTTTGATTTGTTATACGATTTTTCCAATTATAACGAAGATACAAAAAAAATTACAAAAAAAACTTTTGAAGTATTGAAAGAAATTTCATCCGATAAAAAACCTTTTTTCCTGTTTTTAAATTATAACGATCCGCACAAACCATACACTCCACCTCCGGGATTCACAGCTCGTATTCAAACGAAAGAAGTTTTAGATGAAAAGAAAACAAACTATCTTGGAGAAGTAGCCTTTGTCGATGAGGAACTTGGAAAAGTCTTTGATGAGTTAAAAGATAAAAATCTTTGGGATAACACGATGATTCTCATCACGGCTGACCACGGTGAGGTGATGCATTCTGCTCATGCAATTTCTCCGTTTACTGGAACCAATACATATTATGGGCATGGCCAGGATTTGTTTTTGGAAAATATCCATGTTCCGCTTCTAGTTAAGTTACCAAACGAAACCAAAAAACAATCTATAAGTGCAATGACAAGGTCGATTGATTTATATCCAACGATTTTGGATTATATTGGATTGACAGTTCCTAAATCTGTACAAGGTAAATCACTTAGATCCTTGATTGAAAATAAAGAAACCACCAAACGGACGTATTATGGAGAGACCAGATTTACGCAAGGGTATGGGGAAGGATCCGAGTTTCTATTGCAAAGGTCCTACCGGTTTCATGAGCTTGGAAAATTTTGGCAAGGATCTGTAGGGAGTGAATTCTATTTATATTTGGATTCAAAAAAAGATCCCAATCAGGAAAATCCATTAAGAATTGCGAATATAGCTACGATCAAAGGTATGAAACTACAGCCGGATCTGGAAAAGAAAATCATTCGGTTTTGGAAACAAATTCGATCAATGGAACCCAAACTACCGTTATATCATCTTTCCATCCATCCAGAATCAAAGGATACAGAAATTCAAATTCGGATACCCAGTGGAACCATACGTATGGCATCCTACCCCGAGGATGTTCTTTTGGAAGAAAAAGGAAAGTTGGTACAAATCCAAACCAAACGAATGGATCCCTTTGAAATCAGTTTTGAGGTGTATCCAGATGTGAGTTCACCTGAAATTACAGTCTGGTTTTCTAAACAACAAATTCCAAAATCGGACATTTTTACGGGTTACTTCGGAGTGAGTTTAGCATCTTGTAGGTCCAACTGTGATTTGTTATATGAAACCGGACCGAAAAGACCAGTCATCACTCCCAAAGCAAAAGTTTATTTTTGGAAAGAGGGTGGACAAAAAAAATCTTATTCTTCGAAACAAGAATTAGGAACCGATGCTTTAGAGATTTTAAAGAAACAAGGATACGTACAATAGTTGATTGTGATTTGAATTAATCGTTGTCCTGATTCGTAACAGATACATTCGGCAAAGTTTCCCCATTAAACCCACTCCCTCCACCACTAAGGGACCCAAATAAAATTGAATACACTAAATTTCCGTCGGTCAGAAAATCATCGACTCCTGATAGAACAACATTTTGGTATGTATTCCAATCACTGGATGTAAACACTAAACTAGAAACAGAACTTGTCCCTTCCGCAACATTCGAACTAGAGACGGGTATGGTAACATTAGAGATAGGTCTTGCACGCAAACGCACTTGGAATCTAGATTGGCCACCAAATTCTGTAGTGATTAAGTTAGGTGAAGTGACAAGTCCCCCTGAACTATTGGCTGAAGTTCCGCAGGCATTCATAGGATTTGGATCTATACAAGGAACAATATCGTAGATATAGTTGATATGAGTGGCGGAGATGGAAAGAGGGGTGAGGGCAGTATAAATAGCAGAAGGTGTAAAGCCGGTGCCTGTTTCTCCTGAGGTCACTGCAGAGGCAATGGTATAACTTACGTCACCAGTAGCGGCCGTATCAAGTCCCGTCACAGTGACCAGTTGGCCTGAACCAAAATTACTTGGTGTGAAGGTGAGAGTTCCCGTAGGGAAACTTACGAGTCCGCCAGGAGTTGTGTTAAAGTTCACTGTGATGTTCGTTGTGGGTTGTGAGTCCAAATGGATGTAAAATTCAGAGGATGCACCTGATTGTGAAGTGATCACTGTGGCAGGTGTAAATCCAGAGGTTGTGATTCCAGCACTGTCATTATCATTCAAAGTGAGCATAGGGTAATTCGATGATGGGTAAGGATTTACACCATTATAAAAGCCATCGGTAGAAGAAAGGACACCCACAACAATCGGACATGATACATTTCCATCATCGACTGCATCATCATTTGGCGTCACCAAGACTGTGTTGTGTGGCCCGATAGTATTCCAATTGGCGCTGGTGATAGTGAGGGAACTTGTTGAAATAGAAAATTGAGGGACACTTGGTGCGACAATCAACTGGCAAGGAAAAGTTGTCGTTACCGAAACGGGAACTGTGACATCATCTGTTGGCGCTTGGCTGAGAAGTACATAAATGGGAAAGGTCGCAGAATTTTCAGCCCGAGTCATATTCGTGGGAGTGACAACAGTTACTGGGTTTTCTGATGTGCTGTAGTTGACAAGTGTAACCGTGTCCCCAGTGCTTCCTACAAAACTAACATACCATGACGGCATTGAACCAGTCTCTGTTCCATTTACTGTTACCGAATAACTTATATTTCCATCACTCAAAACATCGGAGACTCCTTGAATTTCCACAGGAACCGAGGTGCTCCAGTTGGTTTCATCAAAGATATATTGTTTGGAGCTAACGGGCGTTCCTCCATCATTGATCATTCCTTCTGTTGCATCGGAGGTGGCGATAGTTACAGTGACTTGGTTTCCCGGAATGGGGCGACTTCCTAACCTCAGGCTATACATCGCCGATTGGCCCGACTCTGTTGTGAAGTAAGGTTGTCCAGAGTCCAAAGTGAATAAAATATTTGGGGACGGGTTGTCATCGTCTGTAATGTTAATCGTGATATCAGAAGGATTCATCCCTTCATAGTCTGTTCCCGACCCTGATATTGCACCTAACGTAAGCGTATGAGTCCTTGTGTTTATTTCATTGATGGAATCATTTGCAACAATGACAGTTACTGTTTGGGTTGTTGAAAAGTTTGTATGTGTGAAAGTCAAACTAGCAGGAGAAAACGTGTATTGTACTGTGTCTGGTAAGTTAAAAGTTTCGCCCGAGATGGGGATGGTAACGGAACCTGAGGCACAAGCAGCTAAATTACCGGGAGTGTCGCAGGGTGCTGAATTCAAACGAACTGTAAAGGTTCCATCACTTCCGCCTTCCGTAAGATTTAGTGTGTTGGATGAAATTGTAAAACCAGCTGTATCATTATCGGTGATGGTGATCACCAAATCACCGCTAGCTTCTGTATAACCTGGAAGAGTTCCTGTGGGAAAAAGTCCGGTGAAGTAAGAGCCACTCGCTTGTGGGATATGAATGGTGACTGGAATATTTCCATCATCAAAGGAGTCTGAAACAGAACGAACTGTGACCACTTGGACTACATCCCAACCACTATCACTGGTGTTCCCGGAATAATTAGCAGGTTGTCCGTTTGTGGGGGTAAAGGTAAGAGTTCTGGATGCAGCAACACCAGAAGAACTATTGAGTAAAACCGCTTCAGTTCCATCAGAAGAAGTGATTGGCCCAATCGTCACATTGGCATTCGGCTTTAAAGAAAGTCTGATTTCGAATGTGATGGTAGAAGTTCCATTTTCTAACATTGAAGATGCGGATAAGTTTTGGATACGAACCAAAGGTTCATTGCTATCCGTATTAATGGCAGTCACAGCAGGGATTGCGGTCGAATTGTACTTTGTATCGGCCGATGTTGAATTTCCAAAAGAGATATTTACATTTTGATCTCCATCATCAACTCCATCTAACACAGAAGTGATGGTGACGGTTTGCGGGGTGTTCCAATTCCCTGCAGTAAAACTCAAAGAAGCCGGAGACACAGTTATTTCGGAAGTATTACTGGATGTGATGCTTGGAATACTCACTGTGTTTGTTGGTTGAGAATTCAATACTACTGTAAAGGTTTCTGTCGAAGGAGTTCCATTTTCATGGACCACGAGACCCCCTACAGGAGTGACAGTAAATCCTGCTGTGTCATCATCTGTTACTAAAATAGTCACAGATGATGGAGGCGATACTGAATTATAAACAGGATCGGCAGACCCACCCGTATCAACTGATCCAAACTGCAATGTGACAGTCCTTGTGTCCTCATCAATGGCATTGTTATTAGTGGTAATGTTGACATACTGGTCTACATTCCAATTTGCATTTGTAAAAACTAAGTTGGTAGTACTGCTATTAGTGATGGCATTGTTTTCAGATATTCCTGTGAGTGTTACGGTAAACCCTGGAGGAGGTTGGGACAAAAGATGGATGGCAAAAGAAAGGTTACCTCCATTTTCAGAAATGGTCAAACTACCAGGGGATGTCAGAACAAATCCAGGAATATCATCATCGGTATTGGTTACAGAAGGAAAAACTGGACCCGCCAAACCATTGTAATCTGTGTCGGCAGAAGTGGCTGCCCCAGCAACTATCGATACAGTTTTTGGACCATCTACGATAAATTCGTTTACCCCAGTGACAGTGACTATTTTCGGTGTAAACCATTCACTCGGTGCAAAGGTTAGTGAAGATGGAGAAGCTGTACCTTCCGAACTAGGGGTGGCAACAATAGAAGGAATTGTAACAGAATTTGTCGGTAATGTATTCATCACAATCCCAAAACTCACAGCGCCCCCAGCTTCTGTCGTTGTCAGTCCTGACAAATTGATAACAGTAAACCCAGCTACATCATCATCGACATTGGTTCCTGTAATGATAGGGATTGGCTTACCCATATAAGCTGGGTCATTCGAAACTGTGGGATCGGCAGAGATTTGAAACGTACTATCATCTACACTAAAATCATCCACACCCGTAACGGTCACAGTTTGTGGCACATTCCAATTGTTAGGTGTAAATACAAGTTCTACTGCAGCGACAGTTGCTTCTGTTGTATCATTAGAAACAAAATTTCTGATGGTTACATCTTGCATTGGTCTTGTTTGTAATACATAAGCAATAGTACCGGTTTCTCCTGTTTCCGAAGTGATGAGTCCAAAAGCTGGGCTTGCTGCCACACCGGAAGATTCATCGTCAGTATTAACAACGAGTAAAACAGGAAGTCCTTGTGCAGAAAATCTGATATCGGAAGTTAATGTGGTCCCTAATTGGACTCTATAGTTTTGATTTCCATCAGCAATTAAATCATCTATACCCGCCAAACGAATGCTCTGTGGTATATCCCAATTGTCTTCTGTAAAATCTAGAAAAGTTTGCGACAAAAGTACACCCTCAGTGGGATCAGAGACAGTGATTGGGCCAATTCTTACTGAACTGTTTGGCTCTATGTTCAAACGAACTGTGAATTCTGCTTGTCTTCCATTTTCACTCGTGAATAAAAAATTTGGAGCTTCGTAAATGACAGAACCTTGCCCGGTTGTGGAAACAAAGAAAGAACCGAATAACATCTGCAAATTCAGCGGTGTGATGGACTGGCAAGAAATGGTAAAGGTGGAGGAGAGGAGGATCATGATGGAAATACAAACTCTGAACATGATTTCCTTTTGTCCTCGTATCGCACCCATTTAGGGTTCTCCCTCTATATATTACGAGAAAAATAGCTTAAATTAGAAAAAAAATTCCAGGAATTGCAATAAAATCAAATGAGCCAAAATCAAAACCAATTATCCCAAGGGCCACTTGCTGGTGTCAAAGTTGTGGACCTTTCTTTACTCCTTCCAGGCCCCTTGTGTTCGCAACATTTAGCAGATATGGGTGCAGAAGTAATCAAAATTGAAAATCCCAGAGCCTATGATGGATCTCGTGCGATGTTTAAAGGCAAAACTGGTTATCCTGCTTTATACATGATGTTGAATCGAAATAAAAAAGCGATTACATTGAATCTTAAACGAGACCAAGCCAAAGAAATTCTTTTTAAACTTTTAGAAGATGCAGACATTTTACTCGAAGGATTTCGTCCCGATGGAATGGATAAGATGGGAATCGGTTATGATGTCTTAAAAGAAAAATTTCCTCGTTTGATTTACTGTGGAATTTCTGGCTACGGAATCTCGGGAAAATACGTAGACTTTGCCGGACATGATTTGAATTACTTAGCGGTCTCTGGAGTCCTTGACCAAACAGGAAATCCCCCAAGGCCTGCTGGTTTTCAATTGGCAGATGTGGGAGGAGGAACTCTGACGGCTCTATCTGCAATCCTTGCTGCTCTTTATTTTAGAGAAAAAACTGGCAAAGGACAACGGATTGACATTTCGATGACAGATGCTTCCCTCCAATTTCTTTCGTTATACGGTGGAATTTTATCTTCATCAGAAAAATCGCCAGAAGCAGGGAACGATATTCTTTCTGGTAAATTGCCAAACTATAATGTTTATGAAACAAAAGAAGGAAGATATGTAGCCCTTGGTGCCTTAGAAGATATGTTTTTCCAAACTTTTTTACGGGCCGCAGGAATGGAAAACTTAACGAAAGATCATCCTATGAATGAAGAAAACATTCCTCTCATTAAACAAAAGTTAACTGATTATTTTAAATCCAAAACTTATTCCGATTTACAACCAATCTTTGACAATACAGACGCTTGTCTTTCTCCTATTCTCAATATGAAGGAAGTTTCAGAAGATTCACATTTGAAAGAACGAGGTATGGTGATCGAAAGAAACCATCCAAAATATGGACCAATTCTACAATTTGGGTCACCGTTTCATTTTTCAGAGACACCTTTTGTTTATAGAAACGACCCACCAGAACATGGGGAACATACGGACGAGATTTTGGGTGGATTGGGGTTTTCCAAAGATAAAATTGCGGAGTTTAAAAAAGACCGAGTGATCTAACAGCTCCCTTGCTTTTTTTTAGTAATTTCTTTATTTTGTCCCAGGGGGGAGGTACACTCTTCCCTAAACCTACTCTATGAAGTTATTACAAGTATCCGACCTTCACCTTTCCCAAATTTCCCCCGAGGAAAAGATTTATTCCCTTTCCGTATTACGAGAAATTTTACAAACGGCAGAGTCGACGAATTGCGATCGTATTCTTTTTTGTGGGGATCTTTTTAATACATTTCCCGATTTAGAAGGATTACGTTCAGATTTTCTAAAAGAAGTATCCTCTTATTCAGGAATCATTTATTTTCTGCCAGGGAATCATGAAATTTTAGAAAAAAGAAATAGCAACCATTATGCGAGCTATGATTGGTCTTCTAAAGTAAAGGTTTTAGATAAAACTCCTTATTTTTTATTTGAAGACAATGGGATTGAATTTTTAGCAATCCCACACCAGGAAAATTATTCGGAATTGTTACTTGCACCTCCACCAACAAAACAAACAAAACTTCGGATTGGACTCGCTCACGGAACTGTTTCAGGAATGAGTTTTACTGGTCTTAGTGAGGAAGAAGAAGAGGGCGGCTCTTATTTGGATCCCAATTTAATTCAAAATTTAGATTTGGATTATCTTGCCATTGGGCATCTCCATAAAGCTCGAATGGGGACTGTTGGAAAGTGTAATGTTGGTTATGCTGGATCTTCTCGTGTATGGAGAAAAGGAGAATCTGGAAAAAGAGGAGGTATCTTTTTGTTTGTCGAAGGTAGTACGATTCGTACGGAATCTGTAAATTGGAAATCTGCAGGTGAATATAAAGAAATTATCGTTTCTTTGGATACGGAGGGAAAACCAGAGGAGAGTATCGAAACATATTTAGCGGAAACAAATCCAAACGATTGGATTGTGTTTCGATTTGCAGGGTACGTTGATTCGATGTCAGAAAAACAAAAATTCCAAGAAACAGTTCTTCGCGATTGGAAATCCAAATTTCGAATTTTGGAGTTTGATCCCGATGAATCACAAATCACCGTCATCCAACACCTTTCTGAAAATGAATTCGTAAAACAGTTTTTAGATAAGATGAACGAAAGAAAAGGACAAATGGATCCTAGTCTTTGGAGACACACTCGGGTCACAGGCATTCGATTGATTTTGGAAGGAAAGAAAAATCGATGATATTAAAAATAGAAAACTTCGGTATCTTTTCCAAAAATGAATTTCCCATTGAAAAAGTGACTGTGTTCACGGGTCCCAACGAATCAGGTAAAACAACTATCTTGGATGCCTTTGTCTCGGCTCTCGTGAAAGTTGTGGGAAGCACAAAGTATGGTGCCCTTCTTAATGCAAGATACAAACCTGAAAGAAATTCTGATTTGGGGATACCCAAACTTTCTCTTTCCCAAAATTTATATTTGAACTCACTAGTCATTAGGGAAGGAAATATGGATGTAGGTTCTGAAAAAGAACTGATTAGCACCATTGAACAAACCATATTTGATAGTGGATATAATCCTGCTAAACTCATAGAGCAGGTAGAACAACTTGCAACAAAAACGGGAACAAGAAAGTCCGCTAAAGAATGGAATCAAACTTTATTAGAACTTACGACTGCCAAACAAAGGTTTAATGAGTCAGAGTTGAATTTAAATAAAATCTCTTCTCAATTTGCTGATTTACCAACCTGGGAGATCGAACGTCAAAAACGAAAAGAAGAGTTATCCTCTTCTTTAGAAGAACAAATTAAACTACAAAAACGTTTAGAAGAATATAAGGAAACTGAACAATTCGCGGAAGCGGACCGAGTGTATGGCCAATTGTTACAATGGGAAACATTACGAACCCAATCGAAGTCAGATGAACGAATCCTAAAATCAAATGGGGATCAAAAATCAAAAGAAATTGATGGGGAAATCCAATCGATCGAACAAAAATTATCTCTTTCAAAAGAACGATTTCTACAATTGGAAAAAAAATTAGAATCTTCTCTGAGTCAAAAAACATTAACAGAACAAAAATCCAAAAAATTGGAATCCTATTTTGATTTTTTTGAAACTTGGAAGCATACCATTCGTAAATTTCAAGAAGAATCCCCAGTGGTCCAAAGAATCACTTGGAATCCATTATATAGAAGTTTGGCGGGCGGGTTTGGTGTTTTTGGGATTTTTTCTTTGATCCTTTCCTTATTCACAGATTTTGGTGTTTGGATTTATATTCTCCCAATTTTCTTTTTAGGTGCGACTTTATTTTTTGTTTTTCGTGCTAAAGAAATCAAACTTGAACGGGATGAACCCAAGTGGAACGAAATGGTTCGTCGGATCGCTACCGAAATGGAAACCAAAACTTTAGGTGAATGGAAACCTGATTCACTGACTATGGAATCTATTACCTTAATGTTCCAACGATTTGATCGGGAATACACAAAACATAAACTGGAAGGAGATAACTTTCAAACGGCCATCACTAGTTTGGAAGAAGAAATCAATCAGTTTCGCATTGAAGAAAAAAAAGGGAAGGAACTTCTTTTTGAAAAAGAAAAAGAATTAACGGCAATTTTGCGAGAATCTGGAGTGAATTCAATTTCTGAACAAACTGAATTATTTGTTCAAATTCGATTGAAACAAGAAAAGTTGCGAACATTAGAAGAATCCTTAAAACTTGAGTCCAAAAAATGGGGAATTAATGAATTAGAAGATTTAAAACTCCAATTAAAAGAAAAACGAATGGATTTAGAAAAAAAAGGAATCTCAAAGACCTATTCCTCGGAAGATCGGACCGCCAAACAAAAATTAGAAAACGAAATCCAAACAATTTCCAATAAAATTCGAGATCTTGAAAGAATCCTTGTTGAGTTAGAGAAAAAATTGGATACGGGTAAAGCTGTTTTGGAGTCCAGAATCGTGCCTGCCCAAAAAGAATGGGAACAAAACAAACGCGATTTAGAAACAAAAGAAAAAAAGACAAATGAATTGGAAAAGAACTTTCAGGCTCTGGAAGTGTTAACAGAAATTTTTACTGAGATGCAATCTGAAAGTACAGATAAAATGTCATCTCTTGTTAAATCATTACAAAACAGAATGGATGCACTAAAAGGTTCTCTTCCAACAAAACAAATCCAATGGAATGGATTTTCTGATGAAATTCAGATCACCTCCGACTCCTCTAAAACTAGCCAAGTCTTTACAAATTTATCCACAGGAACGAAAGAACAAATTTCTTATGTTCTGCGTTTGGAATATGCTTTTCGCATTGGGAAACAATTCAATTTACCTTATCTTCTGTTGGATGAGCCATTTCGACATATGGATATTAGTCGAAGAGATGTTGCACTTGCCTACACATTGCAATGTATTGCCAATGCAGAAGAAGAATGGAAAGTCGTATTTTTTAGTTTTGATGAGGATTTGGTTTCAAAGATTAACGTTTTGGCAAAGGAATATAATCTCCCTTGCCAAATCCATGAATTAACTAAACGAGTTTCTTAGCTTCAGAAAATACTGTATCGTAATTTGGTTCGCTACCGATCTCGGGTACAAGTTCCGTATAACGGATGATATCGTCTTTATCCACCACAAATACGGCTCGTGCTGATAATCCCGCAA
This genomic stretch from Leptospira meyeri harbors:
- a CDS encoding ATP-binding protein gives rise to the protein MILKIENFGIFSKNEFPIEKVTVFTGPNESGKTTILDAFVSALVKVVGSTKYGALLNARYKPERNSDLGIPKLSLSQNLYLNSLVIREGNMDVGSEKELISTIEQTIFDSGYNPAKLIEQVEQLATKTGTRKSAKEWNQTLLELTTAKQRFNESELNLNKISSQFADLPTWEIERQKRKEELSSSLEEQIKLQKRLEEYKETEQFAEADRVYGQLLQWETLRTQSKSDERILKSNGDQKSKEIDGEIQSIEQKLSLSKERFLQLEKKLESSLSQKTLTEQKSKKLESYFDFFETWKHTIRKFQEESPVVQRITWNPLYRSLAGGFGVFGIFSLILSLFTDFGVWIYILPIFFLGATLFFVFRAKEIKLERDEPKWNEMVRRIATEMETKTLGEWKPDSLTMESITLMFQRFDREYTKHKLEGDNFQTAITSLEEEINQFRIEEKKGKELLFEKEKELTAILRESGVNSISEQTELFVQIRLKQEKLRTLEESLKLESKKWGINELEDLKLQLKEKRMDLEKKGISKTYSSEDRTAKQKLENEIQTISNKIRDLERILVELEKKLDTGKAVLESRIVPAQKEWEQNKRDLETKEKKTNELEKNFQALEVLTEIFTEMQSESTDKMSSLVKSLQNRMDALKGSLPTKQIQWNGFSDEIQITSDSSKTSQVFTNLSTGTKEQISYVLRLEYAFRIGKQFNLPYLLLDEPFRHMDISRRDVALAYTLQCIANAEEEWKVVFFSFDEDLVSKINVLAKEYNLPCQIHELTKRVS
- a CDS encoding metallophosphoesterase family protein, yielding MKLLQVSDLHLSQISPEEKIYSLSVLREILQTAESTNCDRILFCGDLFNTFPDLEGLRSDFLKEVSSYSGIIYFLPGNHEILEKRNSNHYASYDWSSKVKVLDKTPYFLFEDNGIEFLAIPHQENYSELLLAPPPTKQTKLRIGLAHGTVSGMSFTGLSEEEEEGGSYLDPNLIQNLDLDYLAIGHLHKARMGTVGKCNVGYAGSSRVWRKGESGKRGGIFLFVEGSTIRTESVNWKSAGEYKEIIVSLDTEGKPEESIETYLAETNPNDWIVFRFAGYVDSMSEKQKFQETVLRDWKSKFRILEFDPDESQITVIQHLSENEFVKQFLDKMNERKGQMDPSLWRHTRVTGIRLILEGKKNR